The following are from one region of the Effusibacillus pohliae DSM 22757 genome:
- a CDS encoding tRNA (adenine(22)-N(1))-methyltransferase: MKLSKRLQQVAELVPEGAVLADIGSDHAYLPVYLVEQGRIRQAVAGELNQGPYESAQRTVREAGLSHLIEVRKGDGLAVLGAGEASAVAICGMGGGTIVDILSAGRDKLAGVQCLILQPMTDSDRLRKWLHDNGWRIAAEELVVDEGILYEIVQAEPGDERYKDSLWYEIGSVDLLKHHPLFPQKVSAAIKKIGRVLQNLRKSQGGLAAQKREALLQKKKRLEEVLKSCKQR, encoded by the coding sequence ATGAAACTTTCGAAGCGATTGCAACAAGTGGCGGAACTGGTACCCGAAGGAGCGGTGCTGGCCGATATCGGCAGTGATCACGCCTACCTGCCGGTGTATTTGGTGGAACAAGGCAGGATTCGCCAGGCGGTGGCCGGCGAATTGAATCAAGGCCCGTATGAATCAGCGCAGCGGACCGTCCGGGAAGCGGGCCTCAGCCACCTGATCGAGGTGCGGAAAGGCGACGGCCTTGCCGTGCTTGGTGCCGGGGAGGCGTCTGCCGTGGCGATTTGCGGCATGGGCGGCGGCACGATCGTCGACATCCTGTCGGCAGGACGGGACAAATTGGCCGGCGTGCAATGCCTGATTTTGCAGCCGATGACCGACAGTGACCGTTTGCGGAAATGGCTGCATGACAACGGATGGCGGATTGCCGCGGAAGAACTGGTGGTGGATGAAGGGATTTTATATGAAATTGTGCAAGCAGAGCCGGGCGACGAACGCTACAAGGACTCGCTGTGGTACGAAATCGGCAGCGTTGATTTGTTAAAACACCATCCCTTATTTCCGCAAAAAGTCAGCGCCGCGATCAAGAAGATCGGCCGCGTGTTGCAAAATCTGCGAAAGTCGCAGGGGGGGCTGGCGGCGCAAAAGCGGGAGGCCCTTTTGCAAAAGAAAAAAAGGCTCGAGGAGGTGCTAAAATCGTGCAAACAACGGTAA
- the rpoD gene encoding RNA polymerase sigma factor RpoD gives MVKKPVKNSDTTELTIEQVKEQLLETGKKRGYLTYKEIMDKLSAFEQDSDQIDEFFELLAERGVEVTNESDDDDTDELVLDDREDDDVIPTDAEEEFDLDDLSVPPGIKINDPVRMYLKEIGRVPLLSADEEIELAKRIEKGDEEAKRRLAEANLRLVVSIAKRYVGRGMLFLDLIQEGNMGLIKAVEKFDYRKGYKFSTYATWWIRQAITRAIADQARTIRIPVHMVETINKLIRISRQLLQELGREPTPEEIAAEMEMSPEKVREIMKIAQEPVSLETPIGEEDDSHLGDFIEDQDALAPADAAAYELLKEQLEDVLDTLTEREENVLRLRFGLDDGRTRTLEEVGKVFGVTRERIRQIEAKALRKLRHPSRSKRLKDFLE, from the coding sequence ATGGTGAAGAAACCAGTGAAAAACTCAGACACAACCGAACTGACAATCGAACAGGTCAAGGAACAGTTGCTGGAAACCGGCAAAAAACGCGGGTATTTGACATACAAAGAGATCATGGACAAACTATCTGCGTTTGAGCAGGACTCGGATCAGATCGATGAGTTTTTCGAACTGTTGGCCGAGCGCGGAGTCGAGGTCACCAACGAATCGGACGACGACGATACGGACGAACTAGTTTTGGATGACCGCGAAGACGACGACGTCATCCCTACCGACGCCGAAGAAGAGTTTGATTTGGACGATTTGTCGGTGCCTCCCGGCATCAAGATCAACGATCCGGTCCGCATGTATCTGAAAGAGATCGGCCGCGTGCCGCTCTTGTCGGCCGACGAGGAGATCGAGCTGGCGAAACGGATCGAAAAAGGCGATGAAGAAGCGAAGCGCCGGTTGGCCGAAGCGAACCTGCGGCTGGTGGTCAGCATCGCCAAGCGGTACGTCGGACGCGGCATGTTGTTCCTTGATTTGATCCAGGAAGGCAACATGGGACTGATCAAAGCGGTCGAGAAGTTCGATTACCGGAAAGGTTACAAGTTCAGCACGTACGCCACCTGGTGGATCCGCCAGGCGATCACCCGGGCGATCGCCGACCAGGCGCGGACGATTCGGATACCGGTCCACATGGTGGAAACGATCAACAAGCTGATCCGCATCTCCCGTCAACTGCTGCAGGAGTTGGGCCGCGAACCCACCCCGGAAGAAATCGCGGCGGAGATGGAAATGAGCCCGGAAAAAGTGCGGGAGATCATGAAGATCGCTCAGGAACCGGTGTCGCTGGAAACTCCGATCGGCGAGGAAGACGACTCGCACCTCGGCGATTTTATCGAAGACCAGGATGCGCTGGCTCCGGCTGATGCCGCGGCGTATGAGCTTCTGAAAGAGCAACTGGAAGATGTGCTCGACACGCTGACAGAACGTGAGGAGAACGTGTTGCGCCTCCGGTTTGGCTTGGATGACGGCCGCACCCGCACGCTGGAGGAAGTTGGCAAGGTGTTTGGCGTCACCCGCGAGCGCATCCGGCAGATCGAAGCGAAAGCGTTGCGCAAACTGCGCCATCCGAGCCGCAGCAAACGGCTGAAAGATTTTCTCGAGTAA
- a CDS encoding LysR family transcriptional regulator, whose protein sequence is MRTFVVVAKELSFHRAAERLFLAQPTVSLHIRQLEELVGYPLFERSGKKVKLTAAGERFRIHAHRILEAHDEALSDLARWKMGYDDRLDLLLSPLCAELTLPIVWKEYTTRYPHVEMRIYTTLSPSVGGGIAAGRSHIGLSRLPSSHPHTVSELLHPDPVVLIAPGGAGGAQADYRELLLHHPLLTKNHPEYWDDILYQLHDLRVPMRPMPVSQVHVTKRLIERGVGISFLPMSAVQEEVATGKLAIVPTPDLRLPSAGTYIITPREKNLPQAAQDFLALLKGRIGCWH, encoded by the coding sequence TTGCGCACATTCGTCGTTGTCGCGAAAGAACTGAGTTTTCACCGGGCGGCCGAACGGCTTTTCCTGGCACAGCCGACCGTTTCCCTGCACATTCGGCAGCTGGAGGAACTAGTCGGCTATCCGTTGTTTGAGAGAAGCGGCAAAAAGGTGAAGTTGACAGCCGCGGGGGAACGGTTTCGGATTCACGCACACCGGATTTTGGAAGCGCATGACGAAGCGTTGTCCGACCTTGCCCGCTGGAAAATGGGCTACGACGATCGGCTCGATCTTCTGCTGTCCCCGCTCTGCGCCGAATTGACGCTGCCGATCGTCTGGAAGGAGTACACCACCCGCTACCCGCATGTGGAGATGCGCATTTACACTACATTGTCGCCGTCAGTCGGCGGCGGAATCGCCGCCGGCAGGTCGCACATCGGGCTGTCCCGCCTGCCTTCGTCACATCCGCATACGGTGAGCGAACTCCTGCACCCGGATCCGGTTGTGTTGATCGCACCCGGCGGAGCTGGCGGGGCGCAGGCCGACTATCGGGAATTGCTGCTCCATCATCCGCTCCTGACGAAAAATCATCCAGAGTACTGGGACGACATCCTGTACCAACTGCACGACTTGCGTGTGCCGATGCGGCCGATGCCGGTCAGCCAGGTGCATGTCACAAAAAGACTGATCGAGCGGGGCGTTGGTATCTCGTTTTTGCCGATGTCGGCCGTCCAAGAGGAAGTAGCAACCGGCAAACTGGCGATCGTCCCCACACCCGACCTGCGGTTACCCAGCGCCGGTACCTATATCATCACACCGCGCGAGAAAAATCTGCCGCAGGCGGCACAAGATTTTCTGGCGTTGCTGAAAGGGCGAATCGGGTGTTGGCACTAG
- a CDS encoding citrate synthase/methylcitrate synthase yields the protein MITSVGLENVVVAETDLSLVDGQKGRLVYRGHWARDLAIRHTFEEVAHLLWYGHLPSADELAALREKLANERELPSHVKTILDSIPANVDMMSVLRTAVSALGNQEHGWPPTMQQVISLTAKLPTIIAYRYRRLQGKEPVAPRAELGHTANYLYMLKGEEASAAQVRALDAYLILTQEHGLNASTFAGRVVASTRSDLISSVTAAIGALKGPLHGGAPSEVTEMLEQIGTKENAERWLRAALERGERLMGFGHRVYKTMDPRAVALSKVAASLAADDPWFDLATHVEQVALRLLEEYKPGRGLNTNVEFYAAAVMRSIGLEAELFTPTFAVSRTVGWCAHILEAAQNRLIRPQSVYTGSMPEE from the coding sequence ATGATCACATCCGTCGGTTTGGAGAATGTGGTCGTCGCAGAAACGGATCTCAGCTTGGTGGACGGGCAAAAAGGGCGCCTCGTGTACCGGGGCCATTGGGCTCGTGACTTGGCGATCCGACATACGTTTGAAGAAGTGGCGCACTTGTTGTGGTACGGACATCTGCCGTCTGCGGACGAGCTGGCCGCACTCAGGGAAAAATTGGCCAACGAACGGGAGCTGCCGTCTCACGTCAAAACGATTCTCGATTCGATTCCGGCAAACGTCGATATGATGAGCGTGCTGCGCACTGCGGTGTCCGCGCTTGGCAATCAGGAGCATGGATGGCCGCCGACGATGCAACAGGTGATTTCGCTGACGGCAAAACTGCCGACGATCATCGCTTACCGGTACCGGCGGCTGCAGGGCAAGGAACCTGTAGCGCCGCGGGCAGAACTTGGACATACGGCAAACTATTTGTACATGTTGAAGGGGGAAGAAGCGTCAGCCGCTCAGGTACGGGCGCTGGATGCCTACCTGATTTTGACGCAGGAACACGGGCTGAACGCGTCCACATTTGCCGGGCGCGTGGTCGCCTCCACCCGTTCCGACCTGATTTCGTCGGTGACCGCCGCCATCGGCGCGTTAAAGGGACCGCTGCATGGCGGCGCGCCCTCCGAAGTGACGGAGATGCTGGAACAGATCGGCACGAAAGAAAATGCGGAACGATGGCTGCGCGCTGCGCTGGAACGAGGGGAGCGGTTGATGGGATTCGGCCATCGGGTTTACAAGACGATGGATCCGCGGGCGGTCGCTCTCAGCAAGGTTGCTGCCAGCCTGGCCGCGGACGACCCGTGGTTTGACCTGGCCACGCATGTGGAGCAGGTGGCGCTGCGCCTGCTGGAAGAATACAAACCGGGCCGCGGCCTGAACACGAACGTGGAGTTTTATGCGGCTGCCGTCATGCGTTCAATCGGCCTGGAAGCGGAACTGTTCACCCCGACGTTTGCCGTCAGCCGGACGGTTGGTTGGTGTGCCCACATCCTGGAGGCGGCACAAAACCGGCTGATTCGTCCGCAATCGGTGTATACGGGAAGCATGCCGGAGGAATGA
- a CDS encoding acyl-CoA dehydrogenase produces the protein MNFDLTKEQQMIRDMVRDFAENEIAPKAAEIDRTAKFPLDIFQKMGKLGLLGIPFPEEYGGVGGDTVSYALAVEEIGRACGSTGLSYAAAVSLGASPIYYFGTEEQKQKYLIPLASGQALGAFGLTEPNAGSDAGGTQTKAVLEDDEYVINGSKCFITNASYAKTVIITAVTGKTPAGKNIVSALIVPTDTPGFRVSKEYEKLGLRGSNTAELILEDVRVPKENLLGDPQKGFKQFLYTLDGGRISIGALSVGIAQAAFDAALQYAKERVQFGQAISKFQAIQFKLADMAMHIELARNMVLKAAWLKDHNRPFTKEAAMAKLFASEICMRTCDQAIQIHGGYGYMKEYPVERYLRDAKLMEIGEGTSEIQRLVIARQLGC, from the coding sequence ATGAATTTTGATTTAACCAAAGAGCAGCAGATGATCCGGGATATGGTGCGAGATTTTGCCGAAAACGAGATCGCTCCGAAGGCGGCCGAGATTGATCGGACGGCGAAGTTTCCGCTCGATATATTTCAGAAGATGGGCAAACTTGGCTTGCTCGGCATTCCATTTCCGGAAGAATATGGCGGAGTCGGCGGCGACACCGTGTCGTACGCCTTGGCGGTTGAGGAAATCGGCCGTGCCTGCGGCAGCACCGGGCTGAGTTATGCGGCCGCCGTGTCATTGGGTGCGAGCCCGATCTACTATTTCGGCACGGAAGAACAGAAGCAAAAATATCTCATTCCGCTGGCGTCCGGACAGGCGTTGGGCGCGTTTGGCCTGACGGAGCCGAATGCCGGTTCGGATGCGGGCGGGACGCAGACGAAAGCGGTGCTGGAAGACGACGAGTATGTCATCAACGGATCGAAATGCTTCATCACCAACGCATCGTACGCGAAAACGGTGATCATCACGGCGGTGACCGGCAAAACGCCGGCCGGAAAGAACATCGTCTCGGCGCTGATCGTGCCGACCGATACGCCCGGTTTTCGGGTCAGCAAGGAGTATGAAAAATTGGGCCTGCGCGGTTCGAACACGGCGGAACTGATCCTGGAAGACGTCCGTGTGCCGAAAGAAAACCTGCTTGGCGATCCGCAAAAAGGGTTCAAGCAATTCTTGTACACGCTGGACGGCGGACGCATCTCGATCGGCGCCCTGTCTGTCGGGATTGCGCAAGCCGCGTTTGATGCCGCCCTGCAATACGCGAAAGAACGGGTGCAGTTCGGGCAAGCGATTTCCAAGTTCCAGGCGATTCAGTTCAAGCTCGCGGACATGGCGATGCACATCGAACTGGCCCGCAACATGGTGTTGAAGGCGGCGTGGTTGAAGGATCATAACCGGCCGTTCACGAAGGAAGCAGCAATGGCGAAACTGTTCGCGTCTGAAATCTGCATGCGGACGTGTGACCAGGCGATTCAGATCCACGGCGGCTACGGTTATATGAAAGAGTATCCGGTCGAACGATATCTGCGCGACGCGAAGCTGATGGAAATCGGTGAGGGCACTTCCGAAATCCAGCGCCTGGTGATCGCCCGGCAGTTGGGCTGCTAG
- a CDS encoding AMP-binding protein, with product MAELMQTTVGKLLERVALERPEHEAVVYPERGLRYTYKQFDELCRRVAKGLMQLGIGKGEHIAIWATNHPEWLTAQFATGKMGAVLVTVNTNYRTAELEYLLKQSDATTLILMESYRGASYIDMLYEIVPELKTAQPGQLNSEKLPFLKNVIVLGDKRFPGMFLWSDIVAMGNAVSDAELDERMNSLHPDDVINMQYTSGTTGFPKGVMLSHNNIINNAVNIAECMNLTHEDRMCIPVPFFHCFGCVLGTLTCVTAGATMVPIIEFDVVKVLSAVQEEKCTALHGVPTMFIAELNHPDFANYDLSSLRTGIMAGSPCPIEVMKAVVEKMGAREITIAYGQTESSPVITQTRVDDPIELRVRTVGRALPNVEVKIVEPGTNREVPRGVQGELCTRGYHVMKGYYKNPEATAQAIDEEGWLHTGDLATMDENGYCKITGRLKDMIIRGGENIYPREIEEFLYTHPKVLDVQVVGVPDEKYGEEVMAWIRLKEGVTATAEEIREYCQGKIARYKIPKYVQFCSEYPMTASGKIQKYKLREQAVNLLGLHKASSIETA from the coding sequence ATGGCGGAATTGATGCAAACGACAGTCGGCAAACTGCTTGAGCGGGTGGCGTTGGAGCGGCCGGAGCACGAAGCGGTTGTTTACCCGGAGCGAGGTTTGCGGTATACGTACAAGCAGTTTGATGAGTTGTGCAGGCGAGTGGCCAAAGGGTTGATGCAGCTTGGAATCGGGAAGGGCGAGCATATTGCGATTTGGGCCACCAACCATCCGGAGTGGCTGACCGCCCAGTTTGCCACCGGAAAAATGGGCGCGGTGCTCGTCACAGTGAATACCAATTACCGCACCGCCGAACTGGAATACCTGCTGAAGCAGTCGGATGCAACGACGCTGATTTTGATGGAATCCTACCGCGGCGCTTCGTATATCGACATGCTGTACGAAATCGTACCCGAACTCAAAACCGCCCAACCGGGCCAACTGAATTCGGAAAAGTTGCCGTTTTTGAAAAATGTGATCGTGCTGGGCGACAAACGATTTCCGGGGATGTTCCTTTGGTCGGACATCGTGGCGATGGGCAACGCCGTCAGCGATGCGGAACTGGATGAGCGAATGAATTCGCTGCACCCGGACGATGTGATCAACATGCAGTACACGTCCGGCACCACCGGTTTTCCGAAAGGCGTCATGCTGTCGCACAACAATATCATCAACAACGCGGTCAACATCGCTGAGTGCATGAATCTCACGCACGAGGATCGGATGTGCATCCCGGTGCCGTTTTTCCACTGTTTCGGCTGCGTGCTGGGGACTCTCACCTGCGTGACAGCCGGTGCGACGATGGTGCCGATCATCGAGTTTGACGTGGTGAAGGTACTGTCCGCGGTCCAGGAAGAAAAATGCACCGCTTTGCACGGCGTGCCGACGATGTTTATCGCGGAACTGAACCATCCCGATTTTGCCAACTATGACCTGTCTTCGTTGCGCACGGGGATCATGGCCGGTTCTCCCTGCCCGATCGAAGTGATGAAAGCGGTCGTCGAAAAAATGGGAGCACGCGAAATCACGATCGCCTATGGACAAACCGAGTCGTCCCCGGTGATCACGCAAACCCGCGTTGACGACCCGATCGAACTGCGGGTCAGAACCGTCGGCCGGGCGCTGCCGAATGTCGAAGTGAAAATCGTCGAGCCGGGCACCAACCGAGAAGTGCCGCGAGGCGTGCAGGGAGAACTGTGCACGCGCGGCTACCATGTGATGAAAGGCTATTACAAGAACCCGGAAGCGACCGCGCAAGCGATCGACGAGGAAGGCTGGCTGCATACGGGCGATCTGGCGACGATGGACGAGAACGGGTATTGCAAGATCACGGGTCGGCTCAAGGACATGATCATTCGCGGCGGCGAAAACATTTATCCGCGCGAGATCGAGGAATTTCTGTATACCCATCCGAAAGTGCTCGACGTGCAGGTGGTGGGGGTCCCGGATGAAAAATACGGCGAGGAAGTGATGGCCTGGATCCGTCTGAAAGAAGGGGTGACGGCCACTGCGGAGGAGATCCGGGAATACTGCCAGGGCAAAATCGCCCGCTACAAAATCCCGAAATATGTCCAGTTCTGCAGTGAATATCCGATGACCGCTTCCGGCAAAATTCAGAAGTACAAGCTGCGCGAACAGGCTGTCAATCTGCTCGGCCTGCACAAGGCAAGCTCGATCGAGACCGCGTGA